In Candidatus Neomarinimicrobiota bacterium, the genomic stretch ATTTGAATATGACGGAGATCATATTTACAATATTATTGACCGAGTTGGCATTTCACCCCTTCCACCCTATATTACGAGAGACCCGGAACCAATGGATAAAAAACGGTATCAAACTGTTTTCGCCAAAGAGCGCGGTGCTGTTGCGGCGCCAACGGCGGGGTTGCATTTTACCCAAGGGTTATTGAATCGGTTTGAAAAGAAAGGTGTAAAACATGCGAATGTAACACTTCATATTGGCTTAGGAACATTTCGACCAGTTCAAGTGGAAGATTTGAACCGACATCAGATGGATTCGGAATACTTTGAGGTTACACCGAAGACCGCACTCAAAATCAATGAAACAAAAAAGAAGCGCAGACGAGTATTTGCTGTTGGGACGTCAACAGTTCGTGCACTTGAAACAGTCGTTGTGTCGGGATTCCAAATTACTCCTAAGCGCGGTTGGACGGACAAATTCATCTATCCACCGTACGACTTTAAAATGGTAGATGGTATGGTCACTAATTTTCATCAGCCCAAAAGCACCCTTATTATGATGGTATCAGCTTTTGCCGGACGTGATCTTATTATGAAAGCCTATCGGGAAGCTAAAAAGAACGATTATCGCTTTTTGAGCTATGGCGATGCGATGCTTATTATCTAATGGTTTTTCCGGGTAAAGTGGGTGCTGTAATCCCGGCGGCAGGATCTGGGAAACGATTTGGCGAAAAGAAACAGTTCAAACAACTTGGTCGCCGACCACTTCTTTATAAAACTCTTAAACCGTTTCTTGATTGTGATCTTGTCAGAGAAGTCGCAGTGGTTGTTCCCGAAGAAGATGTTGTTCAGATTCATCGCGAAATAAAATCAATTTCAAGCGCAACTAATTTATTTGTTGTGGCTGGTGGCAACTTGCGACAAAATTCTGTTCAAAGTGGCATTTTGGCCCTTTCTGAGGATTGTAGCTTAATCTGTATTCACGATTGTGCCCGTCCGTTTGTTACTGAGGAAATGATTATTAGCACTATCAATGGATGCGAAGATACTGATGGATGTATTATTGCTGAGCCCTCAATAGATACTGTTAAAAAAATTCAAAATGGATTTGTTGAAAAAACATTAGATCGAAAATATATATGGCTTGCCCAAACTCCACAAACTTTTCATAGAGATATTTTAATTAAGGCTCTTGAAAACGCACAGAATAATGAGATTATCGCTACCGACGAATCTTCATTAGTTGAGCGTATTGGTGGTAAGGTAAAAGTAATTGAAGGATTGCCTGGAAATAAAAAGATTACAAACCAACTGGATTGGAAAATTCTTGAGGCAGGAATCATTGATTAAATCTGGAATAGGATTTGATGTTCATGCCTTAGCCGATGGCGAAACCTTTATTATTGGCGGGGTAGATATTAAATCGGAAAAAGGTTCAGTTGGCCACTCGGACGGCGATGCTCTTATTCATGCGATTGTAGATGCTATTCTAGGTGCTGCCGGGTTGGGAGATATTGGGAATTTGTTCCCCAGTAAAGACGATCGGTGGAAAAATGTTGATAGTAAGCAGTTCCTTTCACGCACTTTGAAAGAAATAGAAAAATCAAGCTTAGAAATCGTTCATATAGATAGCACAATCATCCTAGAAAAACCAAATTTAGCCGAATATATTCCGCAGATGCGTTATCAAATTGCCTATACTTTAAGGGTTGATGAAACTTCGGTGTCTGTGAAAGCAACTACCACAGACAAACTAGGGATTATCGGCAAAGGAGAAGGTGTCGCTGCTATGGCCATTGCCACCCTCTCTTCAATCTGATCATTATGAATTCCTTGTCATTCCTAGCTCGCGCCAAGGTTAACATTGGTTTAAAAATCCTCAGGCGACGCGAAGATGGCTATCACACCATTTCTACTCTTTTCCAAGAAATGGATTTTCATGATACAATACACATCAGCATGGAAAGCTCAGCCTTTTCGCTTACCACAAATTCCCCATCAATCCCGACTGACGAAACCAACATTTGCTACAAAGCATGGAAAACTCTAAAGGATACATATCCAAAGGTTGGTGGTATTTCAATTTATATTGATAAGCAAATTCCTGTAGGATCGGGTCTTGGTGGCGGATCGTCTAACGCAGCAGCTGTTGTGAAGGGGTTGAATAAACTATATCATATTGGATTGACCAAAGAAAACCTAAATAAATTGGCAGTAAAGATTGGGTCCGATGTCCCCTTTTTTATTTGTGGTGGAACTCAGGTTGGTGATGGAGTTGGTGAAAAACTTACTCCTATTCAACAGAAGATTAGAGGGACATATCTTTTAGTTGTTCCATCATTTACAATCAGTACATCTTGGGCATATGGGCAAGTTAAAAACTCATTGGAGAACAAGAATCAGACAACTAACTTCGCCGACCTTTTAGAAAGGGAACCTATTCCTTTCAAGCTGTTTGAGAATGAATTCGAAGATGTGGTAATTCCTGCATATCCAGAAATTGGCGACATTAAATCCAGAATGATAGCGTCTGGTGCAGTGTTTGCGAGTTTGTCGGGTAGCGGTTCGACTGTGTTTGGAATTTTCAGCGACGAAACTTTAGCATTAGAAGCGGATCGAAAGTTCAAACCACAGTATCGTACTGTTCTCACCCACCCAGTTTAATATCCAGATTATCAGAATTTTTCATCTTCATTAAGTAGGGCCTATTGGGATATTATTTGATGGAAAAATCCGGATTGCTAGTCCGGCTAATGGTGGTTCGAATCCACTCTTCCCAACTATTGCCGGGTCGTCTAAGGGCAGGACCGCGGCCTTTGACGCCGTTAATCTTGGTTCGAATCCAAGCCCGGCAACTAAAGAAAACATTATGAGTGAAAGAAAACTAAAAATATTTTCAGGACGTAGCAATCCCGAACTTGCTAAGGGCATTGCCGATCAACTGAATCTGTCACTTGGCGATATTTCTATAAAAAATTTCGCAGATGGTGAACTCTGGATAAAATTTGAAGAGAATATTCGTGGAGATGATGTTTTCATTATTCAATCCACAAATTCTCCAGCGCAAAACATTCTTGAGCTTACGTTAATGCTGGATGCTGCTGTGAGAGCTTCTGCCCAACGAGTTACAGCAGTCGTTCCATATTTTGGTTATGGGAGGCAAGACAGAAAAGACCAGCCAAGAGTTCCTATTTCTTCGCGTGTATTGGTAGATATGTTTACGGCCGCAGGCGCCAATCGATTAATTTCAATGGATTTACATTCCACACAAATCCAGGGGTTTGCTTCTATTCCTTTTGATCATTTATACAGCCGAATGGTTCTTTTAGAGGAAATAAAAAAATTAGAATTAGAAAAGGACAACTGTGTTGTGCTTGCTCCTGACGTTGGGTCTGCTTTGATGAGTCAGGCATATGCCAAGAGATTGGGGATGCACTTCGCTTTGATTGAGAAGAGACGATATGAACATAACCGAGCCGAGGTTACTCATTTAATTGGCGATTTAAAAGACAGACATGTTTTAATCATTGATGATATGATAGACACAGCGGGCACGACGGTCAATGCGGCTACCGCAGCAAAAGAAAATGGCGCAAAATCTGTTACTGCGATTGCAACGCATGCCATTTTATCGGGTCCAGCAGTTGAAAGAATTAAAGAGTCAAATATTTCTAACCTTATTGTAACGGATACTTTAGAAATACCTGAAGACAAAAAAATGGAACAAATGAAAATAATCACAGTCTCCCAAATATTTGGGCAGGCAATTCAACGAATTCACACAGGCGAATCGGTCAGTGCCCTGTTTGAATTTTAAAAAGGAGCGATCTCATGGCCAATTATACTGAATTAGATCTTGAAATACGTGAAACACTTGGAAGCGTAGCATCGAAAACGCTTCGATCTGAAGGAAAAATTCCTGCGAATTTTTATTTTCATGGCGAGGATAACCAAAACCTCGTTTTAGACAAAGGGGTTTTTCATAAAGCCATTCAAAGTGGAAGTCATATATTTGAGGTTGAACTTGAAGGCAGAAAACGGCACGTTATGGTTAAATCAGTGCAATATCATCCCGTGACTGAAGAAATAATACATATTGATCTTCAGGGTGTCCATATGAGCGAAAAAATTGGTATTTCAATCCCAATTATACTTGAAGGAGAATCCCTAGGAGTAAAAGATGGTGGTGGTGTTCTTATGCAAAATTTGTCTACTTTGGACATTCAATGCCTTCCGTCAGACGTGCCGGAGAATGTAGTTATGGATATAACTGATTTGGACATCAACCAAAACTTTACTGTCAATGATATTTCGCTGGGAGATGAGATCGAAATTATTAATCCCGGAGATACTACAGTTGTAACAATTCAACCTCCGGTCACCGAAGTTGAACTCGAACTTCCGGAAGAAGAACTCGCAGAAGGTGAAGAACCCGAGGATGGTGAAGATGTTGTTGATGGTGAAAAGGTCAAAGAAGGAGATGACCCGAGCGAAAGAGCTTCCAAGCAAGAATTTTCTGATGATAAAAAGGAAGCTAAAGAGAAGCCATGATCGCCTTTGTAGGGCTTGGGAATCCTGGAAATGAATATGCAGACACAAAACATAATGCAGGCTTTTGGGTGGTGGATGAATTGTCCAGGCGTTGGGGTTGTCGGTTTTCACCGGGCATCGGGGATTACGTATATGCAGAATCTAAAAAATTCGATTCGTTACTTATGAAGCCTACCACTGGAATGAATGTAAGCGGAGGCGCTGTGAACCACTTTGTCA encodes the following:
- the ispE gene encoding 4-(cytidine 5'-diphospho)-2-C-methyl-D-erythritol kinase, whose product is MNSLSFLARAKVNIGLKILRRREDGYHTISTLFQEMDFHDTIHISMESSAFSLTTNSPSIPTDETNICYKAWKTLKDTYPKVGGISIYIDKQIPVGSGLGGGSSNAAAVVKGLNKLYHIGLTKENLNKLAVKIGSDVPFFICGGTQVGDGVGEKLTPIQQKIRGTYLLVVPSFTISTSWAYGQVKNSLENKNQTTNFADLLEREPIPFKLFENEFEDVVIPAYPEIGDIKSRMIASGAVFASLSGSGSTVFGIFSDETLALEADRKFKPQYRTVLTHPV
- the queA gene encoding tRNA preQ1(34) S-adenosylmethionine ribosyltransferase-isomerase QueA, with amino-acid sequence MISKKKKFKLTDFDYQLPKKYIAQYPEKRRDQSKLMVVHRDTGEIEHKLFSNLVSYTRKNDLLITNNTQVFPARLFASKDRTEAKVEVFLLRELENDLWEVMVRPARKVRIGNKLMFTKKFHCDVIDNTVSGGRVVRFEYDGDHIYNIIDRVGISPLPPYITRDPEPMDKKRYQTVFAKERGAVAAPTAGLHFTQGLLNRFEKKGVKHANVTLHIGLGTFRPVQVEDLNRHQMDSEYFEVTPKTALKINETKKKRRRVFAVGTSTVRALETVVVSGFQITPKRGWTDKFIYPPYDFKMVDGMVTNFHQPKSTLIMMVSAFAGRDLIMKAYREAKKNDYRFLSYGDAMLII
- the ispD gene encoding 2-C-methyl-D-erythritol 4-phosphate cytidylyltransferase, whose amino-acid sequence is MVFPGKVGAVIPAAGSGKRFGEKKQFKQLGRRPLLYKTLKPFLDCDLVREVAVVVPEEDVVQIHREIKSISSATNLFVVAGGNLRQNSVQSGILALSEDCSLICIHDCARPFVTEEMIISTINGCEDTDGCIIAEPSIDTVKKIQNGFVEKTLDRKYIWLAQTPQTFHRDILIKALENAQNNEIIATDESSLVERIGGKVKVIEGLPGNKKITNQLDWKILEAGIID
- a CDS encoding 2-C-methyl-D-erythritol 2,4-cyclodiphosphate synthase; this encodes MKSGIGFDVHALADGETFIIGGVDIKSEKGSVGHSDGDALIHAIVDAILGAAGLGDIGNLFPSKDDRWKNVDSKQFLSRTLKEIEKSSLEIVHIDSTIILEKPNLAEYIPQMRYQIAYTLRVDETSVSVKATTTDKLGIIGKGEGVAAMAIATLSSI
- a CDS encoding 50S ribosomal protein L25 encodes the protein MANYTELDLEIRETLGSVASKTLRSEGKIPANFYFHGEDNQNLVLDKGVFHKAIQSGSHIFEVELEGRKRHVMVKSVQYHPVTEEIIHIDLQGVHMSEKIGISIPIILEGESLGVKDGGGVLMQNLSTLDIQCLPSDVPENVVMDITDLDINQNFTVNDISLGDEIEIINPGDTTVVTIQPPVTEVELELPEEELAEGEEPEDGEDVVDGEKVKEGDDPSERASKQEFSDDKKEAKEKP
- a CDS encoding ribose-phosphate pyrophosphokinase; translated protein: MSERKLKIFSGRSNPELAKGIADQLNLSLGDISIKNFADGELWIKFEENIRGDDVFIIQSTNSPAQNILELTLMLDAAVRASAQRVTAVVPYFGYGRQDRKDQPRVPISSRVLVDMFTAAGANRLISMDLHSTQIQGFASIPFDHLYSRMVLLEEIKKLELEKDNCVVLAPDVGSALMSQAYAKRLGMHFALIEKRRYEHNRAEVTHLIGDLKDRHVLIIDDMIDTAGTTVNAATAAKENGAKSVTAIATHAILSGPAVERIKESNISNLIVTDTLEIPEDKKMEQMKIITVSQIFGQAIQRIHTGESVSALFEF